The region TAGTCAGCGCCTTAAATTCTCGTCCTGCAACGCTCTTTAATTTGCGTTGCAAACTGAAACGCAAATTGATACGCAACTGCTTGCGTTGCAAAGAACGCCTAACCTAAGAACGCTAAACTAGAGCACGCACAACCAAACTACTACTTGCAAAAGCGTGTAGCAGATTGAACCCGCCACAATTAGCATCGACATTCATAAGCTCACCCACGACATAACAATTTGGCATCGCTTTTAATGCCAAAGACTTAGGATCAAGCTCAGTTAAAGCTATTCCGCCACAAGTAGCCGTGGCTTTCTGTAAGGGCGCTACAACGAAATTATTACACGACCAAGTGAAAATCTTATAAGCTTCCGCCAAATCTGTTTCTGTAAAAACTTTTAAGCTACGTTTAGGATAATTAGGCGCTGCCGTCCAGAGATAATCCAACAGACGGGCAGGCAAAGGACAAACTTGCTGCCAGACTTTAGCCAAAGTTTCAGCACTTTTTGCTTTTAGCTTCTCATTAGTAGCTTGCTTTAAGCTAGCTAAATTAGCTTCCGACAAAAACTCAACTGTCAATTCATTTGCAAGCTGAGCTGTGAAAAAACGTGAGATATTCAAAGCCACAGGCCCAGATAAACCTTGCTTAGTGATGAGAAGATCACCGCTACTTGCATGCACTAACTCACGCCCAAACCGGCGTAAATATTGGCGCTTAGCTTCAGTTGTAGCTTTAACTTGTAGCGTTAATTTTACATCGTGCAGACTGATGCCAGCTAGATTAGAGAGGGGAAACTTAGCTTGCCCCTGCCAAATGAGGGGCGCTAAAGCAGCTTTCGGCTCTACCAAAGTACAGTTGAAATCAGCTAATTTAGCTAAAGCATTCGCTAATTCCCCATTAGAACCTGTGTTAGGTACGCTGAAGCCGCCACTTGCGAGGATAACTCGTTTAGCAACGAACTCGTTATTAGCACTTTTCAAACGAAAAGCATTTGGTTCATTAGTTATAGAATTAGCCTCAGCCAAAGGCTTGATAGCTTGAATTTGCGTCTGATAAACAATAGCCAAATTTGGATTTTGAGAAGCATAAGCTAACAGCTGATCCCGTACACTTTTCGCTGAATTAGATACAGGGTAGAGGCGGCCTTTTTCATCCCAATAAGTGCTGATGCCCATACTAAATAGCAAAGAACGCAAGAGATTAGGGCTAAAATAAGACCAAGTTGGCCTTAAAAAGTTAAAAGCTTCATGATATTGTTTAAGAAGCTCTAAACCACTTAAGTTACTTGCAAGGTTGCAGCGCCCACCGCCGGTTAAACACAGCTTTTTCCCGGCTTTAGCTTGTCCTTCAATGAGGACAATGCTTAAATCTTGATAAAAGCTAGCTTTTGCAAGCACCGGTTGCCAAGCTTTTAACAAATCAGCCTCAACATAAGCTCTTTCAAGCGCCTGTTCTAATTTGCCAGCACAAATAAGTTCAATTAAGGCACACGTGAACAAGCCGGAAGCTCCAGCTCCAATTACAGCTAGATCATAAGTTCTTGCCTTATTTTGCATCATTAGAGCCTAAATATTTACCGTGCATTTCTTTAAACGTGCAATTCAAAGTCTTTAATGCGTTATGTGTACGCTCAATTTCCTTAGCGCGTTTAATTTTGAGTGTAGTTGTCATCATGAAGTCATCCAAAGTGAAAACACAATAGCGAATATACTTGTAGACGGCTAATTGCGTATTTAACTTATCTATTTCACCTAACAGATACTGACTAACTGCAGCGTGATTTAATTTTGTGTTCGGATCAAGTTCGCCGCTTGTACATGTAGCTGGCAAAGCCTCAGGACTAAGATGTAACTTACAGATCACGTCAATTTGCTCACGACTGTTAGCTTCACCCCAACAGAGTGCATTTTTTACACCTGGGATATGACACAGTTTGGCTTCAATCTCCTCCGGGAAAACTTTCTTACCGTTTGTTAAGACAATCATCGACTTCATACGGCCTGTAATATACAGACAGCCTTGCTCATTCAAGTAGCCAACATCACCAGTATGTAACCAGCCCTCGCTATCAATAGCTTCTTTAGTCTCTTTACTATTTTCAAAATAGCCGAGCATAACGTTTTTGCCTCTTACGCAAATTTCACCTTTGACAGGTTCTGTATTTGGATAAAAGAAACGGAACAAGTTAAACTTGTTCAAACCGCTATTGTCAGCTGTATTTTCGTAGTGACTTGGCTGTTCAGCTGAATCTATCTTTAACTCCAAATCTGGGCAAACGACACCAACCGAGCTAATCATGTTCAACTCTTGATTATTGCAAGAAATGAGCGGAGATGATTCTGTTAAGCCGTAACCTGTCCAAAGTTCAATACCAATATCGTTGAAGAATGAGGCGATAGTTGGATCTAAGGCAGCTGCACCGACAACCATCCAGCGTAAATCACCTAATTGATCCAGTACCTGCTTGAAAATTTGCCGGCGATTATCGATGCCGATTTTCAGCATACTGTGGCTAGCCATGCGGGCTAATTCAAACTGACGTTGTCGTTTTTGCTTCTTAATTGTGCGCCAAATTTGTTTGTAGAGAGCTTCAACAATCGCAGGCACACAGAGGATGAATTGAATCTTCCAATCTTGCAGATTATAAGCAACATAGCGCAAATTATCGTTGATATGCGTAGAAATACCGTAGTTCCACAAACCATACAAACCGCATGTGTTTTCGAAAGTATGGTGTAAAGGTAAGAGCGAGAGAGCCCGTGTTCCTTCTTTAATATCGAGCAATCTAGCAGCCTGACTTGCATTGAAAGCAATGTTACGGTGACTGAGGAGAACGCCTTTAGATTGGGCAGAAGTGCCAGAAGTGAAAATAAGCGATGCAGGCAGATCAGGATCAATGTATATCTCTGAAAAGCGCTTGTCACCAGCTTTAATTGCTGCATGACCCATTTCCATGAGTTCATTGAAATCTTCGAAAGAAGCATCCTCAGCTTTAAGCTTATGGGCTAGGTTGCTGTCATCCAAAACGACAAAATGCTTCAAATTAGGTAAGCTTGCTCTAATTTCGGCAATCATTGGATAATGCTTAGCATCAAAGCAGATTATATCGACATTGGCGCGTTGTAAAAGTGCTTTCAATTCTTCTAAGGATAATTGCTTGTCCAAAGGTACAGAAATGCCCAACCCAAATAAGTTTGCATTGTGTTGCACAATCCAAGGGTAGGAGTTTTCACCAATGACAGCTATTCTATGCCGTTTGGTATCTAAGTCACAGCAAGAGCCAGCTTGGCCGTAATTAGCAGGCTTAATCGCAGGTGTAGCAATTGATTGTGTTTGGAACTTATCAGGCAAACTAACCAAATTACTTAATAAAAATCCCGTGCCTAAGGCCTGAATATCATCCCAAAATTGTTGATAAGTTTTGTGTACAGATGGCCCTTTAGATTGCAAACGATAGACGTAAGCATCATGTTCAGCATAACGTTGGCTGCAAGATTTGAGGAGGGCGCGCAAGTCAGCAAAAATAGGGTGATCAACATAGTTTTTACCGATGATAGATTGCATGCTTCGAGTTATCCTTTCTCTTACCTAAAGCTCAAATTTAGGCCATAAGGTATTTGAACTATTTTAGCATTAACTTATGTAAAATATCCAATTAAAAACTCTAATCGGAACTTTTCCTATATTATAGGAAACTTTCGGTTAGCATGCTATAATTTAACTTGAATTCAGTAGATGCTACGCTAGCTTTCGGGGAGTTACAGATGCTTTTTAACAGAGACAAATATGTTAATGCACTTATACGCAAAAAGTGGAATGGCAGAATTAAAGTTATTACTGGTATGCGGCGCTGCGGTAAGAGTACCGTATTGTTTGAACTGTTTAGAAACCATTTGCTTGCCACAGGCGTGAAACCAGACAATATAGTATCCATTGCTTTGGATATTGATGTGAATAGGGAATTTTTAGATCCCTATAAACTATCTGAATATGTACGTGCGGTGTGTAAAGATCCCAACGAGCAATATTATTTACTTTTAGATGAAATACAGTTTGCTATCTCACAAGCAGAATTGAAGAATCACAATGAACCGATTAAGTTGTATAGCGTACTTAACGGCTTTTTGGCTCTGAAAAATGTCGATGTATATGTTACAGGTAGCAATTCCAAACTTTTATCTAAAGATGTTTTAACTGAGTTTCGAGGTAGAGGCGATACTTTACACATTTTCCCTCTATCGTTCAAAGAGTATGTACAATGTTCTGGCCTGGATAAATACACAGCTTATGATGAATATATGATGTATGGCGGCATGCCGTATATTTTACATTTGTCTA is a window of Amygdalobacter nucleatus DNA encoding:
- a CDS encoding aminoacetone oxidase family FAD-binding enzyme translates to MMQNKARTYDLAVIGAGASGLFTCALIELICAGKLEQALERAYVEADLLKAWQPVLAKASFYQDLSIVLIEGQAKAGKKLCLTGGGRCNLASNLSGLELLKQYHEAFNFLRPTWSYFSPNLLRSLLFSMGISTYWDEKGRLYPVSNSAKSVRDQLLAYASQNPNLAIVYQTQIQAIKPLAEANSITNEPNAFRLKSANNEFVAKRVILASGGFSVPNTGSNGELANALAKLADFNCTLVEPKAALAPLIWQGQAKFPLSNLAGISLHDVKLTLQVKATTEAKRQYLRRFGRELVHASSGDLLITKQGLSGPVALNISRFFTAQLANELTVEFLSEANLASLKQATNEKLKAKSAETLAKVWQQVCPLPARLLDYLWTAAPNYPKRSLKVFTETDLAEAYKIFTWSCNNFVVAPLQKATATCGGIALTELDPKSLALKAMPNCYVVGELMNVDANCGGFNLLHAFASSSLVVRALV
- a CDS encoding AMP-binding protein — protein: MQSIIGKNYVDHPIFADLRALLKSCSQRYAEHDAYVYRLQSKGPSVHKTYQQFWDDIQALGTGFLLSNLVSLPDKFQTQSIATPAIKPANYGQAGSCCDLDTKRHRIAVIGENSYPWIVQHNANLFGLGISVPLDKQLSLEELKALLQRANVDIICFDAKHYPMIAEIRASLPNLKHFVVLDDSNLAHKLKAEDASFEDFNELMEMGHAAIKAGDKRFSEIYIDPDLPASLIFTSGTSAQSKGVLLSHRNIAFNASQAARLLDIKEGTRALSLLPLHHTFENTCGLYGLWNYGISTHINDNLRYVAYNLQDWKIQFILCVPAIVEALYKQIWRTIKKQKRQRQFELARMASHSMLKIGIDNRRQIFKQVLDQLGDLRWMVVGAAALDPTIASFFNDIGIELWTGYGLTESSPLISCNNQELNMISSVGVVCPDLELKIDSAEQPSHYENTADNSGLNKFNLFRFFYPNTEPVKGEICVRGKNVMLGYFENSKETKEAIDSEGWLHTGDVGYLNEQGCLYITGRMKSMIVLTNGKKVFPEEIEAKLCHIPGVKNALCWGEANSREQIDVICKLHLSPEALPATCTSGELDPNTKLNHAAVSQYLLGEIDKLNTQLAVYKYIRYCVFTLDDFMMTTTLKIKRAKEIERTHNALKTLNCTFKEMHGKYLGSNDAK